One stretch of Bacillus spongiae DNA includes these proteins:
- a CDS encoding CotS family spore coat protein → MEDQIIEPWEDDELTYEFYVPEYIENLATEVLKSYDFSVKSIQIITTKPDKGGAIWKLDTSTGPKSLKLLHRRPTRSMFSLGAQEYFVVTQNARVPAIIPTSDGSNYVESGGKLWFVAEWIEPLEPVTKDLEGAKLLCYALGEFHRLSKGYVPPHQAETASRLYKWPKYYQKIINKMDWFRNIANVYPEMEASPHILNVVDEFEEQAKRSLERLNQSNYLSLVEPGNAYWGLVHQDYGWSNGQMGENGMWVIDLDGVAYDLPIRDLRKLITGTMADLFRWDVTWIREMIKAYHEANPISADLYDILMIDLSLPNEFYKNIKEMVYDPELFLTYETAQLIQDIVETDKTKWPALDEIQNDWKGVELT, encoded by the coding sequence GTGGAAGATCAAATCATTGAACCTTGGGAGGATGACGAACTAACCTACGAATTCTATGTACCTGAATATATAGAAAATTTAGCCACTGAGGTTCTAAAAAGTTATGATTTTTCCGTAAAGAGCATTCAAATCATTACAACAAAGCCTGATAAAGGTGGAGCTATTTGGAAGCTTGATACAAGTACAGGACCGAAAAGTTTAAAACTATTACACAGAAGACCTACTAGAAGTATGTTTAGTTTAGGTGCCCAAGAGTATTTTGTCGTCACTCAAAACGCAAGAGTTCCCGCTATTATTCCAACCTCTGACGGAAGCAATTATGTTGAGTCAGGAGGAAAGCTATGGTTCGTTGCAGAATGGATTGAACCTCTTGAACCCGTTACAAAGGATTTAGAAGGGGCCAAGCTGCTTTGTTATGCTCTTGGAGAGTTTCATCGTTTAAGCAAGGGGTATGTTCCTCCCCATCAAGCTGAAACAGCCTCACGTCTATATAAATGGCCAAAATATTACCAAAAAATAATTAATAAAATGGATTGGTTTCGAAACATCGCCAACGTTTATCCAGAAATGGAAGCAAGCCCTCATATATTAAATGTCGTTGATGAATTTGAAGAACAAGCGAAAAGAAGCTTGGAAAGGTTGAATCAATCAAATTATTTAAGCTTAGTTGAACCAGGAAATGCCTATTGGGGGCTAGTTCATCAAGATTATGGTTGGTCTAACGGACAGATGGGTGAAAATGGGATGTGGGTTATAGACCTAGACGGTGTCGCCTATGACCTCCCAATCCGCGATTTACGCAAGCTGATAACGGGGACAATGGCCGATTTATTTAGATGGGATGTGACGTGGATTAGAGAAATGATCAAGGCATACCACGAAGCTAACCCAATCTCTGCTGACCTTTATGATATTTTAATGATTGACCTGTCGCTCCCTAATGAATTTTATAAAAATATTAAAGAAATGGTGTATGACCCCGAGCTGTTCCTAACATATGAAACAGCCCAATTAATACAAGACATTGTCGAAACAGATAAAACAAAGTGGCCAGCGTTGGATGAAATTCAAAATGATTGGAAGGGAGTGGAGTTAACATGA
- the galU gene encoding UTP--glucose-1-phosphate uridylyltransferase GalU, translating to MKIRKAIIPAAGLGTRFLPATKALPKEMLPIVDKPAIQYIVEEAVASGIEDIIIISGRNKRSIEDHFDKSLELEEALIKKNKQSLLQEVRNISDIANIHYIRQKEPKGLGHAIYCAKSFVGNEPFAVLLGDDIVNSSKPCLQQLMDVFDRYHSSIVGVQQVLDKEVSKYGIIKPKGSEVEENVINIEALVEKPDIEEAPSRFAIMGRYILRPEIFEVLENLAPGSGGEIQLTDAINIMNQTQAVFAYQFQGQRYDIGTKVGFIRATIDFAIQRPNFREEVLRYLNEVIILEDK from the coding sequence GTGAAAATTCGAAAAGCAATTATTCCAGCAGCAGGACTTGGTACGAGGTTTCTTCCAGCAACGAAGGCGCTACCGAAAGAGATGCTTCCTATTGTAGACAAGCCAGCGATTCAATACATTGTCGAAGAAGCTGTGGCATCAGGTATTGAGGATATTATCATCATCAGTGGTCGTAACAAACGGTCAATTGAGGATCATTTTGATAAATCACTTGAATTAGAAGAAGCATTGATAAAGAAAAACAAGCAATCTTTACTTCAAGAAGTAAGGAATATATCTGACATAGCAAATATTCATTATATCCGTCAGAAAGAGCCTAAAGGCCTAGGACATGCTATTTATTGCGCAAAGAGCTTCGTAGGAAATGAACCATTTGCTGTTTTATTAGGTGATGATATTGTAAATTCGTCCAAGCCTTGCTTGCAACAATTAATGGATGTCTTTGACCGGTATCATTCATCCATCGTGGGTGTACAGCAAGTATTGGATAAAGAAGTCTCTAAATATGGGATCATTAAACCAAAAGGCAGTGAAGTTGAAGAAAATGTGATAAACATTGAAGCACTGGTGGAAAAACCGGATATCGAAGAAGCTCCGTCACGTTTTGCCATTATGGGTAGGTACATTTTAAGACCCGAGATCTTTGAAGTTTTAGAAAATCTGGCGCCAGGGTCTGGGGGAGAAATACAATTGACAGACGCTATCAATATTATGAATCAAACTCAAGCTGTGTTTGCTTACCAATTTCAAGGTCAGCGATATGATATTGGAACGAAAGTAGGCTTTATAAGAGCCACGATAGATTTTGCGATACAGCGCCCTAACTTTAGAGAAGAAGTATTACGGTATTTAAATGAAGTGATTATCCTAGAAGATAAATGA
- a CDS encoding UDP-glucose/GDP-mannose dehydrogenase family protein yields MNIGIIGAGYVGMTTSVAFAKYGHTVFVIDHDQDKINQLNQSILPFYEEGIENLLNELVKEGKLFFITNLEECIDQCDILFITVGTPSSKEGVANLSFVEAAAKEIASRIKTDQVIMMKSTVPVGTSRKIKEMIRKEVEKRTEDISFELVSNPEFLREGKALFDALYPERIVVGCETEKARRKMEELYKDFNSPILFTTLEDAEMIKYAANSFLATKISFMNELARLCDKVGANINQVAKGMGMDSRIGPQFLQAGIGFGGSCFPKDIKALLALANVEEAPLHILQAVSNVNQTQVNWFMEKMEQQLSGLSKKRIAILGLTFKPETDDIREASSLKVIDFLLRRNASIIAFDPKGIEHVKKIYPSIHYTSNPYEALKGAEAVLLVTEWKEIVEVDWESAKDIVAQPFIFDGRNALDPATMENLGYRYVGIGIGN; encoded by the coding sequence ATGAATATAGGAATCATTGGTGCAGGGTATGTTGGAATGACAACAAGTGTTGCTTTTGCTAAATATGGACATACAGTATTCGTTATCGACCATGATCAAGACAAAATAAATCAGTTAAATCAGTCCATTCTTCCTTTTTATGAAGAGGGGATAGAAAATTTATTAAATGAATTAGTTAAAGAAGGGAAGCTTTTTTTTATAACTAATCTAGAAGAATGTATCGATCAATGCGACATTTTATTTATTACCGTTGGTACACCATCCTCAAAGGAAGGCGTTGCGAATCTTTCCTTCGTGGAAGCAGCTGCAAAAGAAATAGCCAGTAGGATTAAAACGGATCAGGTTATTATGATGAAGAGTACCGTTCCGGTAGGTACAAGTAGAAAAATAAAGGAAATGATACGTAAAGAAGTAGAAAAAAGAACAGAAGATATCTCGTTTGAGCTTGTTTCAAATCCTGAATTTTTAAGAGAGGGGAAAGCATTATTTGATGCTTTGTACCCAGAAAGAATTGTTGTAGGTTGTGAGACAGAAAAAGCACGAAGAAAAATGGAGGAATTGTATAAAGATTTCAACTCCCCCATCCTATTTACAACGTTGGAAGATGCAGAAATGATTAAATATGCTGCGAATTCTTTTTTAGCTACAAAAATATCTTTTATGAATGAATTAGCGAGGCTCTGTGATAAAGTAGGGGCTAATATCAATCAAGTTGCCAAAGGAATGGGGATGGATAGTAGAATTGGACCTCAATTTCTACAAGCGGGCATAGGCTTTGGAGGCTCATGCTTTCCAAAAGACATAAAGGCTTTATTAGCGTTAGCAAACGTTGAAGAGGCCCCATTGCACATCCTTCAAGCTGTATCAAATGTAAATCAGACACAGGTAAATTGGTTTATGGAAAAAATGGAACAACAATTGAGTGGACTTTCGAAAAAACGAATTGCCATCTTAGGTTTGACGTTTAAACCAGAAACGGACGATATAAGGGAAGCTTCGTCTTTAAAGGTTATTGACTTTCTTTTACGACGTAATGCCAGTATTATTGCTTTTGACCCAAAGGGGATAGAGCATGTTAAAAAGATATATCCTTCTATCCATTATACTTCGAACCCTTATGAAGCTTTGAAAGGAGCAGAAGCAGTTTTACTCGTAACAGAATGGAAAGAGATTGTTGAAGTCGACTGGGAAAGTGCAAAGGACATCGTCGCTCAACCGTTTATATTTGATGGAAGAAATGCACTGGATCCAGCTACAATGGAGAATTTGGGGTACCGATATGTGGGAATTGGTATTGGTAATTGA
- a CDS encoding NAD-dependent epimerase — translation MKEFIKGIFITGCAGFIGFHFSKRLLDEGFHVVGVDNINDYYDTNLKEDRLNILKKYTNFKFIHGSIEEKELLDNLFEQFQPESVVHLAAQAGVRYSLENPQAYIQSNLVGFANILECSQKHQVHHLLYASSSSVYGNNSKVPFSVQDRVDHPVSLYAATKKANELMAHTYSHLYNLPTTGLRFFTVYGPWGRPDMAYFSFIRAISNGEPIEVYNYGKMRRDFTYIDDVVECIMRLWKKGPSLDHSLPYKIYNIGHNQPVQLSDFIDVIEKNIGKKAVKKLLPMQPGDVLETFADIDDLEQEINYKPMVSIEEGISKFVKWYKEYYTT, via the coding sequence ATGAAGGAGTTTATCAAAGGAATATTTATCACGGGTTGTGCAGGTTTTATAGGATTTCATTTTTCAAAGCGGCTTTTAGATGAAGGCTTTCACGTGGTGGGTGTAGATAATATTAATGATTATTATGATACAAACTTAAAAGAGGACAGGTTAAACATATTAAAGAAATATACGAATTTTAAGTTTATCCATGGGTCAATCGAAGAAAAAGAGCTATTAGACAATTTGTTTGAGCAATTCCAACCAGAAAGTGTTGTCCATTTAGCTGCACAAGCAGGAGTAAGGTATAGTTTGGAAAACCCTCAAGCTTATATTCAATCAAATCTTGTTGGTTTCGCCAATATTTTAGAATGTAGTCAAAAGCATCAAGTTCATCATTTATTATATGCATCCTCCAGTTCAGTATATGGCAATAATTCGAAGGTTCCTTTTTCTGTTCAGGATCGTGTGGATCATCCGGTTAGTTTGTACGCCGCCACTAAAAAAGCAAATGAGTTAATGGCTCATACTTACAGTCATTTATACAACCTTCCGACAACCGGTTTACGCTTTTTTACGGTTTATGGACCTTGGGGTAGACCAGATATGGCTTATTTTTCATTTATACGTGCTATTAGTAATGGAGAGCCTATTGAGGTATATAATTATGGAAAGATGAGAAGAGACTTTACCTATATTGATGATGTCGTTGAATGCATCATGCGATTATGGAAGAAAGGACCTTCATTAGATCATTCCCTTCCTTATAAAATCTATAACATTGGACATAACCAGCCTGTACAATTAAGTGATTTTATCGATGTGATAGAAAAAAATATCGGTAAGAAAGCTGTAAAAAAATTATTGCCAATGCAACCAGGTGATGTGCTCGAAACATTCGCGGATATAGATGATCTCGAGCAAGAAATAAACTATAAACCAATGGTTTCAATTGAAGAGGGCATCTCTAAGTTTGTGAAATGGTATAAAGAGTACTATACTACGTAA
- a CDS encoding GTP-binding protein, protein MKREVYILSGFLGSGKTTLLKNMITMFKTQGKKPAVLMNELGKVSIDSHEVEEGTPLKELLDGCICCTLQEKLESQLQELLFNKEWDVLIIETTGAAHPVEVLDSVMSPLFAHQWSFKGIITTVDVHLWKNRQDLSPQVLQLLREQIKHAHLILLNKTDLLLEIEVGQVAFEMQSINSTARTILTTKSNLSLTDIQSLNPSEEGIQQAVEKHDRKQALLQAFVYTFNHSIDQEQFEQWLHQCPDTIYRMKGYIPFTGFKYPYLFQYSYGMPLYFPEDMNMPNNLVIIGEELNIEKLKEELSNL, encoded by the coding sequence ATGAAAAGAGAAGTATATATATTATCCGGATTTTTAGGTAGTGGAAAAACAACTTTACTAAAAAACATGATTACCATGTTTAAAACTCAAGGGAAGAAACCAGCAGTGTTAATGAATGAATTAGGGAAAGTGTCAATAGATTCCCATGAGGTGGAAGAGGGAACCCCCTTAAAAGAATTATTAGATGGATGTATTTGTTGTACCCTTCAAGAGAAGTTAGAGTCACAATTACAAGAATTGTTGTTTAATAAAGAATGGGACGTACTTATTATTGAGACGACAGGTGCTGCTCATCCTGTTGAAGTATTAGATAGTGTGATGTCTCCTTTATTTGCTCATCAGTGGTCCTTTAAAGGCATTATTACAACGGTTGATGTTCATTTATGGAAAAATCGACAGGATCTTTCACCTCAAGTCCTGCAATTATTAAGAGAGCAAATTAAACATGCTCACTTAATTTTATTAAATAAAACAGATTTATTACTTGAGATTGAAGTTGGTCAGGTAGCCTTTGAAATGCAATCGATTAATTCAACAGCTCGAACGATCCTAACGACAAAAAGTAATCTCTCCTTAACAGATATTCAATCATTAAATCCAAGTGAAGAAGGTATTCAGCAGGCAGTGGAAAAGCATGATCGTAAGCAAGCATTACTTCAAGCCTTTGTATACACGTTTAATCATTCAATTGATCAAGAACAATTTGAGCAGTGGCTCCATCAATGTCCTGATACCATTTATCGAATGAAAGGATATATTCCATTTACTGGTTTTAAATATCCTTATTTATTTCAATATTCCTATGGAATGCCATTGTACTTTCCAGAAGATATGAATATGCCCAATAATTTGGTCATCATTGGGGAGGAATTAAATATAGAGAAATTGAAGGAAGAGCTTTCTAATTTGTAA
- a CDS encoding aldo/keto reductase has protein sequence MNYRQLGNTGIRVSEVGFGAWQLGNKKDWGEMEDGQAIQLVHEAISQGCNFFDTAPNYGAGIGEELLGKALLGKRDQVVINTKFGHHPNNVQNFDVKQLRQSLESSLKRLQTDYVDSILLHNPPFEYLNGNSPHYEELEKLKAEGKIRAYGASVDTSRDLTELMKTTNSQVVEVMYNIFHQEPASAFKLVKEKEAGLIIKVPLDSGWLTGKYTENSRFEGIRSRWTTEQIKQRATLLSKLGFLTEDGTSIVQAALRFILARNEVSTVIPGAKNSKQLSENLSATEKELPEEMLTQIQQLWENEWKHLALPW, from the coding sequence ATGAACTATCGACAGTTAGGGAATACTGGAATACGTGTTTCAGAAGTGGGATTTGGCGCTTGGCAACTTGGAAATAAAAAAGATTGGGGCGAAATGGAGGATGGACAAGCCATTCAACTTGTGCATGAAGCCATTAGTCAAGGGTGTAACTTCTTCGATACAGCCCCTAATTATGGAGCAGGAATAGGCGAAGAATTATTAGGTAAGGCGTTACTTGGTAAGCGAGATCAAGTCGTTATTAATACTAAATTTGGTCACCATCCAAATAATGTCCAAAATTTTGACGTGAAGCAATTACGGCAATCGCTTGAATCCAGTTTAAAGCGACTGCAAACTGATTATGTAGACTCAATATTATTACATAACCCTCCTTTTGAGTATTTAAACGGAAATAGTCCTCATTATGAAGAGTTGGAAAAATTAAAGGCAGAAGGAAAAATACGCGCTTACGGAGCCTCCGTTGATACAAGTCGTGATTTGACGGAATTAATGAAAACAACGAATAGCCAAGTTGTTGAAGTTATGTATAATATCTTTCATCAAGAGCCAGCCTCTGCATTTAAGTTGGTTAAAGAGAAAGAAGCTGGACTAATTATAAAAGTTCCGTTAGATTCAGGCTGGCTTACAGGGAAATATACAGAAAATAGTAGATTTGAAGGCATCAGAAGTCGTTGGACTACAGAGCAAATAAAGCAAAGAGCTACATTATTATCTAAATTAGGGTTTCTTACAGAAGACGGCACATCAATCGTGCAAGCTGCACTGAGGTTTATCTTAGCTCGTAATGAAGTATCAACGGTTATACCAGGCGCAAAAAACAGTAAGCAATTAAGCGAAAATTTATCAGCTACAGAGAAAGAACTGCCGGAAGAAATGCTAACTCAAATTCAGCAGCTATGGGAGAATGAATGGAAGCATCTAGCATTGCCTTGGTAG
- a CDS encoding DNA alkylation repair protein, which translates to MSTPYRCPNCKTNKTRFNMIEQISHAVKINPESGEIVESFNDHDAGPFHLPYNGPEYRIQCAACGLIEDEKTFAKFGESHY; encoded by the coding sequence ATGTCTACTCCCTATCGCTGTCCAAATTGTAAAACGAACAAAACTCGTTTTAATATGATTGAGCAAATTTCTCATGCCGTTAAAATTAATCCTGAATCAGGAGAAATAGTAGAGTCTTTTAACGATCACGACGCTGGCCCTTTTCATTTACCTTATAATGGTCCCGAGTATCGTATTCAATGTGCTGCATGTGGATTAATTGAAGATGAAAAAACATTTGCTAAATTTGGTGAGAGTCATTATTAA
- a CDS encoding GNAT family N-acetyltransferase, which produces MEKIRKGKVSDIDKIMEIVRDTIDVMKENHNDQWTEEYPRKQDFQNDIQNETLYVAVNEEDEPIGMITVDQEEAEEYRPISWREKGDAFVFHRIAVDVNVRGGGIASKLIQHAEKVAMEQGVPYMKTDTYSKNKVAQKLFEKNGYRNIGTIPTLFGKSNPFFAYDKILTDESSL; this is translated from the coding sequence ATGGAAAAAATAAGAAAAGGGAAAGTATCAGACATAGATAAAATAATGGAAATCGTAAGAGATACCATTGATGTGATGAAGGAAAATCATAATGACCAATGGACAGAAGAGTATCCGAGAAAACAAGATTTTCAAAATGATATTCAAAATGAAACTCTTTATGTTGCGGTTAATGAAGAGGATGAGCCAATTGGGATGATTACCGTTGATCAAGAAGAGGCAGAAGAATATCGTCCGATATCTTGGAGGGAAAAAGGAGATGCCTTTGTATTTCACCGAATCGCCGTAGATGTTAATGTCCGCGGGGGAGGTATTGCCTCAAAATTAATTCAGCATGCTGAAAAAGTGGCAATGGAACAAGGTGTTCCTTATATGAAAACAGATACGTATAGTAAGAATAAAGTCGCTCAAAAACTATTCGAAAAAAATGGATATCGAAATATAGGCACAATCCCAACACTATTTGGAAAAAGCAATCCATTCTTTGCCTACGATAAAATTCTTACGGATGAATCATCGCTATAA
- a CDS encoding SDR family oxidoreductase, which translates to MKRKNVLITGGAKGLGKKIARELASLGHTILINYRHSEDEANRLVKELQHTYNVHAKAIQCDISNSEECSNMMENILEEYHHIDIFIHNAGPYIKERKNFDTYSNEEWDYIVNGNLNSAFYLSKLIVPSMRERKWGRIISFGFDRVETAPGWIYRSAFAASKAALASFTRTLAIEEASNGITANMVCPGDIHEEWKESTIASVREQVDETVPVGRPGTGEDIARVVAFLCEEKADFMTGSIIPVTGGKDVLGKYYRKEG; encoded by the coding sequence ATGAAAAGGAAAAATGTCTTAATAACAGGTGGAGCGAAAGGGCTTGGAAAGAAAATAGCTCGAGAACTAGCATCACTTGGTCATACAATTTTGATTAATTATCGACATAGTGAGGACGAAGCGAATAGATTGGTTAAGGAACTACAGCATACATATAATGTTCATGCAAAAGCGATTCAATGTGATATTTCTAATTCCGAAGAGTGTTCAAACATGATGGAAAATATCCTTGAAGAGTATCATCATATTGATATTTTTATCCATAATGCTGGTCCATATATTAAAGAACGAAAAAACTTTGATACTTATAGCAATGAAGAATGGGATTACATCGTAAATGGTAATTTAAACTCTGCTTTTTATCTATCAAAATTGATTGTTCCGTCCATGAGAGAGCGGAAGTGGGGAAGAATTATTAGCTTTGGTTTTGACCGTGTTGAAACGGCTCCTGGCTGGATATACAGGTCTGCCTTTGCTGCTAGTAAAGCTGCCTTAGCATCTTTTACGAGAACGCTCGCCATTGAAGAAGCATCAAATGGGATTACAGCTAATATGGTTTGTCCAGGTGACATACATGAAGAATGGAAGGAAAGTACCATAGCGTCTGTACGAGAACAGGTGGATGAAACGGTTCCAGTTGGGCGTCCAGGAACAGGTGAAGACATAGCAAGAGTAGTTGCTTTCTTATGTGAGGAAAAAGCAGATTTTATGACCGGAAGTATTATCCCTGTAACTGGGGGCAAAGATGTGTTAGGTAAATATTATCGTAAAGAGGGCTGA